One Diospyros lotus cultivar Yz01 chromosome 1, ASM1463336v1, whole genome shotgun sequence genomic window carries:
- the LOC127811012 gene encoding uncharacterized protein LOC127811012, translating to MSFHSLPSPSPQSSFFSKPFHGEKRLLSSRRRASADVPDFLSADWHESRRKRPFGPRLNFTADEAVRYQLDALMFNDQPYQDYGIEVMYRFAGFDPFKRSTYFGPLFDLGQFDKFRWIFHHSTYRSLIGHRERKILSSLRVKENHYKQRVWVRGPRLEEEEIFEFTMVQRLGGSWDGYWLTESLLHECDSYPGGVAYP from the exons aTGTCGTTTCATTCGTTGCCATCCCCTTCTCCGCAATCGTCTTTCTTCTCCAAACCCTTTCACGGCGAGAAACGTCTCCTGAGCTCCCGTCGCAGAGCCTCTGCCGACGTTCCCGACTTTCTCTCTGCTGattg GCATGAATCTCGCAGAAAGAGACCTTTCGGTCCAAGATTAAAT TTTACTGCAGACGAAGCAGTCCGCTATCAGCTTGATGCGTTGATGTTTAATGACCAACCTTATCAAGATTATGGGATCGAAGTCATGTATAGG TTTGCCGGATTTGATCCTTTCAAAAGGTCTACCTATTTTGGGCCCTTATTTGATTTGGGACAG TTCGATAAGTTCAGGTGGATTTTCCATCATTCAACCTACCGATCCTTAATTGGCCACAGGGAAAGGAAAATATTGAGCAGCTTGCGAGTAAAAGAG AATCATTACAAGCAGAGGGTTTGGGTAAGAGGACCTCgtcttgaagaagaagaaatatttgaatttacCATGGTTCAG AGGCTTGGCGGTTCATGGGATGGTTATTGGCTGACAGAGTCTCTGCTTCATGAGTGTGATAGTTATCCCGGTGGTGTCGCGTATCCATGA
- the LOC127810952 gene encoding pleiotropic drug resistance protein 1-like isoform X2 yields MTLLLGPPGSGKTTLLLALAGKLGSDLKVSGRVTYNGHEMDEFVPQRTSAYISQYDLHIPELTVRETLAFSARCQGVGPQYEMLAELSRREKEANIKPDPDIDVYMKAASLEGQEASVVTDYVLKILGLEVCADTLVGDENVRGISGGQKKRVTTGEMLVGPARALFMDEISTGLDSSTTFQIVNSLRQSIHILQGTAIISLLQPAPETYDLFDDIILLSDGQIVYQGPRNSVLEFFEYMGFKCPERKGVADFLQEVTSRKEQEQYWVNRDAPYSFVTVKEFAEAFQSFHVGRKRGDELAVPFDKAKSHPSALTTKKYGINKKELLKACTSREYLLMKRNSFFYIFRMVQLILMAFISMTVFLRTEMPKKTLEDGGIYMGALFFTLTAIMFNGFSELALSIMKLPVFYKQRDFLFFPAWAYSLPTMILKIPVSFVEVGLWVFLAYYVIGFDPDTGRFFKQYFLLICVNQMSSGLFRFIGALGRNIIVANTFGSYALLTVFALGGFILSRVDVKKWWIWGYWFSPMMYGQNALAVNEYLGNSWRSIPPNSTEPLGVQVLRSRGIFPEAYWYWLGVGVTIGYFFLFNFLFTLALAYLNPFGKTQPVLSEETLAERIASKTGEPIELSSRGMIPSEKGNAVGRSASSRSLSSRVGSISGEDQQRKRGMVLPFQPLSVTFNKIKYAVDMPQEMKAQGETEDRLELLKGVSGAFRPGVLTALMGITGAGKTTLMDVLAGRKTGGYIEGSITISGYPKKQGTFARIAGYCEQTDIHSPHVTVYESLQFSASLRLPPEVDPANRKMFVDEVMELMELTPLREALVGLPGVNGLSTEQRKRLTIAVELVANPSIIFMDEPTSGLDARAAAIVMRTVRNTVDTGRTVVCTIHQPSIDIFDAFDELLLLKRGGEEIYFGPLGRLSCHLIEYFEGINGVSEIKDGYNPATWMLEVTSAAQEAALGIDFADIYKNSELCRRSKELINELSVPAPGSKDLHFPTKYSQPFFGQCMTCLWKQHLSYWRNPPYTAVRLLFSTFIAGMFGTIFWDLGSQRKRKQDFFNAVGSMYAAILFVGAQNATSVQPVIAIERTVFYRERAAGMYSALSYAFGQFVIELPHILFQTVVYGVIVYAMIGFEWTAAKFLWYLFFMYFTLLYFTLYGMMTVAATPNQNIAAIVSTAFYMIWNLFSGFVIPKTRIPMWWRWYYYICPISWTIYGLVASQYGDIKDKLETGETVQQFVKSYYGFEHDFVGLVAAIIVGITVLFGFIFAFSIKAFNFQKR; encoded by the exons ATGACATTGCTTTTAGGCCCACCGGGCTCTGGGAAAACCACATTACTTCTAGCTTTGGCTGGAAAACTTGGTTCAGATCTAAAA GTTTCAGGAAGGGTAACATACAATGGTCATGAAATGGACGAATTTGTTCCACAGAGGACATCGGCTTACATAAGTCAGTATGATCTTCATATTCCAGAATTGACTGTGAGAGAAACATTAGCATTCTCAGCAAGATGTCAAGGAGTCGGGCCTCAATATG AAATGTTAGCAGAATTGTCTAGGAGGGAAAAGGAAGCAAACATCAAGCCTGATCCAGATATTGATGTATACATGAAG GCTGCGTCCCTAGAAGGACAGGAGGCCAGTGTGGTCACTGACTATGTACTTAAG ATTTTGGGGCTGGAAGTTTGCGCAGATACCTTGGTGGGTGATGAAAATGTGCGAGGCATTTCTGGTGGGCAGAAAAAGCGAGTCACTACAG GGGAGATGCTGGTCGGACCAGCAAGAGCACTCTTCATGGATGAGATTTCAACTGGCTTGGACAGTTCCACAACTTTCCAGATTGTGAATTCACTCAGGCAGTCCATTCACATCCTTCAAGGGACAGCGATAATCTCTCTGCTCCAGCCAGCACCAGAAACTTATGATCTATTTGATGACATAATTCTCCTATCAGATGGGCAAATTGTGTATCAAGGCCCCCGAAATAGCGTTCTAGAATTCTTCGAATACATGGGATTCAAATGTCCTGAGAGGAAAGGCGTTGCTGACTTTCTACAAGAA GTGACAtcaagaaaagaacaagaacagTACTGGGTAAACAGAGATGCGCCTTACAGTTTTGTTACTGTCAAGGAATTTGCAGAAGCATTTCAGTCCTTCCATGTAGGTCGGAAACGAGGTGATGAGCTTGCCGTTCCATTTGACAAAGCTAAGAGCCACCCATCTGCTTTAACAACCAAGAAGTACGGCATTAACAAGAAGGAATTGCTGAAAGCTTGTACATCAAGAGAGTACTTGCTCATGAAGAGGAACTCATTCTTCTACATATTCAGGATGGTGCAA CTTATTCTTATGGCATTTATATCAATGACAGTATTTCTGAGAACTGAGATGCCTAAGAAAACATTAGAAGATGGAGGAATTTACATGGGGGCCTTGTTCTTCACTCTCACTGCCATTATGTTTAACGGGTTTTCAGAACTTGCCTTGAGCATCATGAAACTTCCTGTTTTTTACAAGCAAAGGGACTTTCTCTTCTTTCCTGCTTGGGCATACTCTTTGCCCACAATGATTCTCAAGATCCCAGTCTCATTTGTAGAAGTTGGTCTATGGGTTTTTCTGGCTTATTATGTCATAGGCTTTGATCCAGATACTGGAAG GTTTTTCAAACAATACTTTCTGCTCATATGTGTTAACCAGATGTCTTCTGGGCTCTTCCGATTCATCGGGGCATTGGGAAGAAATATTATCGTGGCAAACACATTTGGATCATATGCATTACTCACTGTTTTTGCTTTAGGTGGATTTATCTTGTCAAGAG TCGATGTAAAGAAATGGTGGATATGGGGTTACTGGTTCTCTCCTATGATGTATGGGCAAAATGCTCTAGCAGTGAACGAATATCTTGGCAATAGTTGGAGATCT ATCCCTCCTAATTCAACAGAACCACTAGGAGTGCAAGTGTTGAGGTCCCGCGGGATTTTTCCAGAAGCTTATTGGTATTGGCTTGGAGTGGGAGTTACAATTGGATACTTTTTCCTATTCAATTTCCTTTTCACGTTGGCTCTAGCTTATCTCAACC CATTTGGCAAGACTCAGCCAGTTCTTTCCGAGGAAACCTTAGCTGAAAGAATTGCTAGCAAAACTGGAGAGCCAATTGAGTTATCATCAAGAGGAATGATCCCTTCAG AAAAGGGAAATGCAGTAGGAAGAAGTGCGTCATCAAGGTCATTGTCATCAAGAGTAGGAAGCATTAGTGGAGAGGATCAGCAAAGAAAGAGAGGAATGGTTCTGCCTTTCCAACCCCTTTCTGTAACCttcaataaaatcaaatatgcAGTAGATATGCCACAG GAAATGAAAGCCCAAGGTGAAACCGAAGACAGGTTAGAACTTCTGAAAGGAGTCAGTGGCGCTTTTAGACCAGGAGTTCTTACAGCTCTCATGGGTATCACTGGAGCTGGCAAGACCACCCTGATGGATGTGTTGGCGGGTAGGAAAACAGGTGGATATATCGAGGGAAGCATCACCATATCTGGGTACCCAAAGAAGCAAGGAACATTCGCTCGCATTGCGGGATATTGTGAGCAAACTGATATTCATTCTCCTCATGTTACAGTATATGAGTCCCTGCAATTTTCTGCCTCACTTCGATTGCCCCCTGAAGTCGATCCTGCAAACAGAAAG ATGTTTGTTGATGAGGTGATGGAACTCATGGAGCTAACCCCATTAAGGGAAGCACTAGTTGGATTGCCTGGCGTGAATGGTCTTTCAACGGAGCAGCGCAAGAGGCTGACAATTGCAGTCGAGCTTGTAGCCAACCCTTCCATAATATTCATGGATGAACCAACTTCAGGACTTGATGCCAGGGCAGCAGCTATAGTGATGAGAACAGTGAGAAACACAGTAGATACTGGACGAACTGTGGTGTGCACCATCCATCAGCCAAGCATCGACATATTTGATGCTTTCGATGAG TTGCTTCTTTTGAAAAGAGGGGGCGAAGAAATATATTTCGGTCCATTAGGCCGGCTTTCTTGCCATCTCATTGAGTACTTTGAG GGAATCAATGGAGTCAGTGAAATTAAAGATGGATATAATCCGGCAACCTGGATGCTGGAGGTGACTTCAGCGGCTCAGGAAGCTGCTCTGGGGATTGACTTTGCCGATATATACAAGAACTCAGAACTATGCAG GAGAAGCAAAGAGTTGATTAATGAACTTAGCGTACCAGCTCCAGGCTCGAAAGATCTGCACTTCCCTACTAAATACTCGCAGCCTTTCTTCGGGCAATGCATGACTTGTCTGTGGAAACAACACTTGTCATATTGGCGAAATCCACCATACACTGCAGTGAGACTCTTGTTCAGCACTTTCATAGCTGGAATGTTTGGAACAATATTCTGGGATCTTGGCTCCCAAAG AAAAAGGAAGCAAGATTTTTTCAATGCTGTGGGGTCTATGTATGCTGCCATACTATTTGTGGGAGCACAAAATGCCACCTCAGTGCAGCCAGTCATAGCGATTGAGAGAACAGTCTTCTACAGGGAAAGAGCAGCTGGCATGTACTCGGCTTTGTCATATGCCTTTGGACAG TTTGTGATCGAGCTGCCGCACATACTTTTCCAAACTGTCGTCTACGGTGTGATAGTGTATGCCATGATCGGATTTGAGTGGACAGCTGCCAAGTTCCTTTGGTACCTCTTCTTCATGTACTTCACCCTATTATACTTCACGCTCTATGGAATGATGACAGTTGCAGCCACTCCCAACCAAAACATTGCTGCCATAGTTTCGACTGCCTTCTACATGATATGGAACCTTTTCTCAGGATTTGTCATCCCCAAAACA AGAATCCCAATGTGGTGGAGATGGTACTACTACATTTGCCCCATTTCTTGGACTATTTATGGATTAGTTGCTTCGCAATATGGAGACATAAAGGATAAGCTTGAAACTGGTGAAACAGTGCAGCAATTTGTCAAGAGTTACTATGGGTTTGAACATGACTTTGTGGGTTTGGTGGCAGCCATTATTGTTGGAATAACCGTGCTTTTTGGTTTCATCTTTGCCTTTTCAATCAAGGCTTTCAACTTCCAGAAAAGATAG
- the LOC127810952 gene encoding pleiotropic drug resistance protein 1-like isoform X1, with protein sequence MTMESTADAHRVSSARISSSNIWRSSDRDIFPRSSREEDDEEALKWAAIEKLPTYLRITRSILNEEGKPREIDVKNLGFLDRKNLLERLVSIAEEDNEKFLLKLKDRIDRVGLKLPTIEVRFEHLNVDAEAYVGSRALPTILNFTINMLEGSLNYLHILPSRKKQLPVLHDVSGIIKPGRMTLLLGPPGSGKTTLLLALAGKLGSDLKVSGRVTYNGHEMDEFVPQRTSAYISQYDLHIPELTVRETLAFSARCQGVGPQYEMLAELSRREKEANIKPDPDIDVYMKAASLEGQEASVVTDYVLKILGLEVCADTLVGDENVRGISGGQKKRVTTGEMLVGPARALFMDEISTGLDSSTTFQIVNSLRQSIHILQGTAIISLLQPAPETYDLFDDIILLSDGQIVYQGPRNSVLEFFEYMGFKCPERKGVADFLQEVTSRKEQEQYWVNRDAPYSFVTVKEFAEAFQSFHVGRKRGDELAVPFDKAKSHPSALTTKKYGINKKELLKACTSREYLLMKRNSFFYIFRMVQLILMAFISMTVFLRTEMPKKTLEDGGIYMGALFFTLTAIMFNGFSELALSIMKLPVFYKQRDFLFFPAWAYSLPTMILKIPVSFVEVGLWVFLAYYVIGFDPDTGRFFKQYFLLICVNQMSSGLFRFIGALGRNIIVANTFGSYALLTVFALGGFILSRVDVKKWWIWGYWFSPMMYGQNALAVNEYLGNSWRSIPPNSTEPLGVQVLRSRGIFPEAYWYWLGVGVTIGYFFLFNFLFTLALAYLNPFGKTQPVLSEETLAERIASKTGEPIELSSRGMIPSEKGNAVGRSASSRSLSSRVGSISGEDQQRKRGMVLPFQPLSVTFNKIKYAVDMPQEMKAQGETEDRLELLKGVSGAFRPGVLTALMGITGAGKTTLMDVLAGRKTGGYIEGSITISGYPKKQGTFARIAGYCEQTDIHSPHVTVYESLQFSASLRLPPEVDPANRKMFVDEVMELMELTPLREALVGLPGVNGLSTEQRKRLTIAVELVANPSIIFMDEPTSGLDARAAAIVMRTVRNTVDTGRTVVCTIHQPSIDIFDAFDELLLLKRGGEEIYFGPLGRLSCHLIEYFEGINGVSEIKDGYNPATWMLEVTSAAQEAALGIDFADIYKNSELCRRSKELINELSVPAPGSKDLHFPTKYSQPFFGQCMTCLWKQHLSYWRNPPYTAVRLLFSTFIAGMFGTIFWDLGSQRKRKQDFFNAVGSMYAAILFVGAQNATSVQPVIAIERTVFYRERAAGMYSALSYAFGQFVIELPHILFQTVVYGVIVYAMIGFEWTAAKFLWYLFFMYFTLLYFTLYGMMTVAATPNQNIAAIVSTAFYMIWNLFSGFVIPKTRIPMWWRWYYYICPISWTIYGLVASQYGDIKDKLETGETVQQFVKSYYGFEHDFVGLVAAIIVGITVLFGFIFAFSIKAFNFQKR encoded by the exons ATGACAATGGAGAGCACTGCAGATGCACACAGGGTTAGCAGTGCGCGTATTAGCAGCTCGAACATATGGAGGAGCAGTGACAGAGATATTTTCCCGAGGTCCTCTAGGGAAGAAGACGATGAAGAAGCACTGAAATGGGCTGCAATTGAGAAGCTGCCGACGTATCTTAGGATTACCAGAAGTATACTGAACGAAGAGGGCAAGCCGAGGGAGATTGACGTCAAGAATCTTGGATTTTTGGATAGAAAGAATCTGTTGGAAAGGCTGGTGAGTATTGCGGAGGAAGATAATGAGAAGTTCTTGTTGAAGCTCAAGGACAGGATTGACCG AGTTGGACTGAAGCTTCCAACCATCGAAGTCCGATTTGAGCATTTGAATGTTGATGCTGAAGCTTATGTTGGCAGTCGAGCATTGCCAACGATACTCAACTTCACTATCAATATGTTAGAG GGGTCCTTAAACTACCTCCATATTCTTCCAAGCAGAAAAAAGCAACTGCCAGTCCTTCATGATGTCAGTGGAATAATCAAGCCTGGAAG AATGACATTGCTTTTAGGCCCACCGGGCTCTGGGAAAACCACATTACTTCTAGCTTTGGCTGGAAAACTTGGTTCAGATCTAAAA GTTTCAGGAAGGGTAACATACAATGGTCATGAAATGGACGAATTTGTTCCACAGAGGACATCGGCTTACATAAGTCAGTATGATCTTCATATTCCAGAATTGACTGTGAGAGAAACATTAGCATTCTCAGCAAGATGTCAAGGAGTCGGGCCTCAATATG AAATGTTAGCAGAATTGTCTAGGAGGGAAAAGGAAGCAAACATCAAGCCTGATCCAGATATTGATGTATACATGAAG GCTGCGTCCCTAGAAGGACAGGAGGCCAGTGTGGTCACTGACTATGTACTTAAG ATTTTGGGGCTGGAAGTTTGCGCAGATACCTTGGTGGGTGATGAAAATGTGCGAGGCATTTCTGGTGGGCAGAAAAAGCGAGTCACTACAG GGGAGATGCTGGTCGGACCAGCAAGAGCACTCTTCATGGATGAGATTTCAACTGGCTTGGACAGTTCCACAACTTTCCAGATTGTGAATTCACTCAGGCAGTCCATTCACATCCTTCAAGGGACAGCGATAATCTCTCTGCTCCAGCCAGCACCAGAAACTTATGATCTATTTGATGACATAATTCTCCTATCAGATGGGCAAATTGTGTATCAAGGCCCCCGAAATAGCGTTCTAGAATTCTTCGAATACATGGGATTCAAATGTCCTGAGAGGAAAGGCGTTGCTGACTTTCTACAAGAA GTGACAtcaagaaaagaacaagaacagTACTGGGTAAACAGAGATGCGCCTTACAGTTTTGTTACTGTCAAGGAATTTGCAGAAGCATTTCAGTCCTTCCATGTAGGTCGGAAACGAGGTGATGAGCTTGCCGTTCCATTTGACAAAGCTAAGAGCCACCCATCTGCTTTAACAACCAAGAAGTACGGCATTAACAAGAAGGAATTGCTGAAAGCTTGTACATCAAGAGAGTACTTGCTCATGAAGAGGAACTCATTCTTCTACATATTCAGGATGGTGCAA CTTATTCTTATGGCATTTATATCAATGACAGTATTTCTGAGAACTGAGATGCCTAAGAAAACATTAGAAGATGGAGGAATTTACATGGGGGCCTTGTTCTTCACTCTCACTGCCATTATGTTTAACGGGTTTTCAGAACTTGCCTTGAGCATCATGAAACTTCCTGTTTTTTACAAGCAAAGGGACTTTCTCTTCTTTCCTGCTTGGGCATACTCTTTGCCCACAATGATTCTCAAGATCCCAGTCTCATTTGTAGAAGTTGGTCTATGGGTTTTTCTGGCTTATTATGTCATAGGCTTTGATCCAGATACTGGAAG GTTTTTCAAACAATACTTTCTGCTCATATGTGTTAACCAGATGTCTTCTGGGCTCTTCCGATTCATCGGGGCATTGGGAAGAAATATTATCGTGGCAAACACATTTGGATCATATGCATTACTCACTGTTTTTGCTTTAGGTGGATTTATCTTGTCAAGAG TCGATGTAAAGAAATGGTGGATATGGGGTTACTGGTTCTCTCCTATGATGTATGGGCAAAATGCTCTAGCAGTGAACGAATATCTTGGCAATAGTTGGAGATCT ATCCCTCCTAATTCAACAGAACCACTAGGAGTGCAAGTGTTGAGGTCCCGCGGGATTTTTCCAGAAGCTTATTGGTATTGGCTTGGAGTGGGAGTTACAATTGGATACTTTTTCCTATTCAATTTCCTTTTCACGTTGGCTCTAGCTTATCTCAACC CATTTGGCAAGACTCAGCCAGTTCTTTCCGAGGAAACCTTAGCTGAAAGAATTGCTAGCAAAACTGGAGAGCCAATTGAGTTATCATCAAGAGGAATGATCCCTTCAG AAAAGGGAAATGCAGTAGGAAGAAGTGCGTCATCAAGGTCATTGTCATCAAGAGTAGGAAGCATTAGTGGAGAGGATCAGCAAAGAAAGAGAGGAATGGTTCTGCCTTTCCAACCCCTTTCTGTAACCttcaataaaatcaaatatgcAGTAGATATGCCACAG GAAATGAAAGCCCAAGGTGAAACCGAAGACAGGTTAGAACTTCTGAAAGGAGTCAGTGGCGCTTTTAGACCAGGAGTTCTTACAGCTCTCATGGGTATCACTGGAGCTGGCAAGACCACCCTGATGGATGTGTTGGCGGGTAGGAAAACAGGTGGATATATCGAGGGAAGCATCACCATATCTGGGTACCCAAAGAAGCAAGGAACATTCGCTCGCATTGCGGGATATTGTGAGCAAACTGATATTCATTCTCCTCATGTTACAGTATATGAGTCCCTGCAATTTTCTGCCTCACTTCGATTGCCCCCTGAAGTCGATCCTGCAAACAGAAAG ATGTTTGTTGATGAGGTGATGGAACTCATGGAGCTAACCCCATTAAGGGAAGCACTAGTTGGATTGCCTGGCGTGAATGGTCTTTCAACGGAGCAGCGCAAGAGGCTGACAATTGCAGTCGAGCTTGTAGCCAACCCTTCCATAATATTCATGGATGAACCAACTTCAGGACTTGATGCCAGGGCAGCAGCTATAGTGATGAGAACAGTGAGAAACACAGTAGATACTGGACGAACTGTGGTGTGCACCATCCATCAGCCAAGCATCGACATATTTGATGCTTTCGATGAG TTGCTTCTTTTGAAAAGAGGGGGCGAAGAAATATATTTCGGTCCATTAGGCCGGCTTTCTTGCCATCTCATTGAGTACTTTGAG GGAATCAATGGAGTCAGTGAAATTAAAGATGGATATAATCCGGCAACCTGGATGCTGGAGGTGACTTCAGCGGCTCAGGAAGCTGCTCTGGGGATTGACTTTGCCGATATATACAAGAACTCAGAACTATGCAG GAGAAGCAAAGAGTTGATTAATGAACTTAGCGTACCAGCTCCAGGCTCGAAAGATCTGCACTTCCCTACTAAATACTCGCAGCCTTTCTTCGGGCAATGCATGACTTGTCTGTGGAAACAACACTTGTCATATTGGCGAAATCCACCATACACTGCAGTGAGACTCTTGTTCAGCACTTTCATAGCTGGAATGTTTGGAACAATATTCTGGGATCTTGGCTCCCAAAG AAAAAGGAAGCAAGATTTTTTCAATGCTGTGGGGTCTATGTATGCTGCCATACTATTTGTGGGAGCACAAAATGCCACCTCAGTGCAGCCAGTCATAGCGATTGAGAGAACAGTCTTCTACAGGGAAAGAGCAGCTGGCATGTACTCGGCTTTGTCATATGCCTTTGGACAG TTTGTGATCGAGCTGCCGCACATACTTTTCCAAACTGTCGTCTACGGTGTGATAGTGTATGCCATGATCGGATTTGAGTGGACAGCTGCCAAGTTCCTTTGGTACCTCTTCTTCATGTACTTCACCCTATTATACTTCACGCTCTATGGAATGATGACAGTTGCAGCCACTCCCAACCAAAACATTGCTGCCATAGTTTCGACTGCCTTCTACATGATATGGAACCTTTTCTCAGGATTTGTCATCCCCAAAACA AGAATCCCAATGTGGTGGAGATGGTACTACTACATTTGCCCCATTTCTTGGACTATTTATGGATTAGTTGCTTCGCAATATGGAGACATAAAGGATAAGCTTGAAACTGGTGAAACAGTGCAGCAATTTGTCAAGAGTTACTATGGGTTTGAACATGACTTTGTGGGTTTGGTGGCAGCCATTATTGTTGGAATAACCGTGCTTTTTGGTTTCATCTTTGCCTTTTCAATCAAGGCTTTCAACTTCCAGAAAAGATAG
- the LOC127810999 gene encoding uncharacterized protein LOC127810999, which translates to MGAGREVPISLDGVRDKNLMQLKKLNTALFPVRYNDKYYADALASAEFTKLAYYSDICVGAIACRLEKKEGGAVRVYIMTLGVLAPYRGLGIGTKLLNHALDLCSKQNIGEIYLHVQTNNEEAINFYRKFGFEITETIHNYYMNITPPDCYVVRKLINQPQAKK; encoded by the exons atgggggCAGGTAGGGAGGTTCCAATCTCATTGGACGGAGTGAGAGACAAGAACTTGATGCAGCTCAAGAAACTCAACACCGCCCTCTTCCCTGTCCGCTACAACGACAAATACTACGCCGATGCCCTCGCCTCTGCCGAATTCACCAAGCTAG CTTACTACAGTGACATTTGTGTTGGTGCAATTGCATGTCGGCTTGAGAAGAAAGAAGGTGGGGCTGTCCGGGTTTATATCATGACATTGGGTGTTTTGGCACCATACCGTGGCCTAGGTATTG GGACAAAGCTGTTAAATCATGCTCTTGATCTTTGCTCCAAGCAGAACATTGGTGAGATTTACTTGCATGTTCAGACAAACAATGAAGAAGCCATCAACTTTTATAGGAAATTCGGGTTTGAAATCACAGAAACCATCCATAATTACTACATGAACATTACCCCTCCAGATTGCTATGTTGTCAGAAAGTTGATCAATCAACCTCAAGCAAAGAAATAG
- the LOC127811021 gene encoding V-type proton ATPase subunit c''2-like isoform X1: protein MGAVDAASSWSRAMLQISPYTFSAVGIAVAIGVSVLGAAWGIYITGSSLIGAAIKAPRITSKNLISVIFCEAVAIYGVIVAIILQTKLESVPSSKIYAPESLRAGYAIFASGIIVGFANLVCGLCVGIIGSSCALSDAQNSSLFVKILVIEIFGSALGLFGVIVGIIMSAQATWPSKMT from the exons ATGGGAGCGGTTGATGCAGCCTCCTCGTGGTCTCGCGCCATGTTGCAGATCTCTCCATACACCTTCTCCGCCGTCGGCATCGCCGTCGCCATCGGCGTCTCCGTCCTCGGCGCTGCTTG GGGGATTTACATTACAGGCAGTAGTTTGATAGGTGCGGCAATCAAAGCGCCACGAATCACCTCCAAGAATCTCATCAG TGTGATCTTCTGTGAAGCTGTTGCTATCTATGGAGTTATTGTGGCAATTATTCTACAAACAAAGTTGGAGAGCGTTCCATCGTCAAAAATATATGCACCTGAATCACTTAGAGCAGGTTATGCTATCTTTGCGTCTGGGATTATCGTGGGTTTTGCGAACCTTGTATGCGG GTTATGTGTAGGAATTATTGGAAGCAGCTGTGCATTATCAGATGCCCAGAACTCCTCACTTTTTGTGAAGATTCTTGTGATTGAAATATTCGGTAGTGCACTCGGGTTGTTTGGAGTAATAGTTGGAATAATCATGTCAGCCCAGGCAACATGGCCTTCCAAAATGACCTAG